A stretch of Oryza brachyantha chromosome 4, ObraRS2, whole genome shotgun sequence DNA encodes these proteins:
- the LOC102705998 gene encoding mitotic spindle checkpoint protein MAD2 gives MASRTASKDIITLRGSAAIVSEFFGYAANSILYNRGVYPEESFTKVKKYGLTMLLTQDEGVKTFIANLNTQLSEWLEAGKLQRIVLVIMSKATSEVLERWNFSIQTDPEVVDKGVIKEKSDKEIMREIQAIMRQVASCITYLPCLDEPCIFDVLAYTDTDVAVPFTWVESDAKLIDNPQMVKLHSFDTKIHKVDTLVSYKVDEWDEE, from the exons ATGGCGTCGAGGACGGCATCCAAGGACATCATCACGCTGCGGggctccgccgccatcgtcaGCGAGTTCTTCG GCTACGCGGCGAACAG CATCCTGTACAACCGCGGGGTGTACCCGGAGGAGAGCTTCACCAAGGTGAAGAAGTACGGCCTCACCATGCTGCTCACGCAGGACGAAGGGGTCAAGACCTTCATCGCCAACCTCAACACCCAGCTCTCAG AGTGGCTGGAGGCCGGGAAGCTGCAGAGGATCGTGCTGGTCATCATGAGCAAGGCCACCTCCGAGGTGCTGGAGCGCTGGAACTTCAGCATCCAGACCGACCCGGAGGTCGTCGACAAGGGCGTGATCAAGGAGAAGAGCGACAAGGAGATCATGCGGGAGATCCAGGCCATCATGCGCCAGGTCGCCTCCTGCATCACCTACCTCCCCTGCCTCGACGAGCCAT GCATTTTCGACGTGCTGGCGTACACCGACACGGACGTCGCCGTGCCCTTCACCTGGGTGGAGAGCGACGCCAAGCTCATCGACaacccgcagatggtgaagcTGCATTCTTTCGATACCAag ATTCACAAGGTGGACACGCTCGTCTCCTACAAGGTCGACGAGTGGGACGAGGAGTAG
- the LOC102706275 gene encoding glyceraldehyde-3-phosphate dehydrogenase 2, cytosolic: MAKIKIGINGFGRIGRLVARVALQSDDVELVAVNDPFITTDYMTYMFKYDTVHGQWKHHEVKVKDSKTLLFGEKEVTVFGCRNPEEIPWGETGAEFVVESTGVFTDKDKAAAHLKGGAKKVVISAPSKDAPMFVVGVNENEYKPDINIVSNASCTTNCLAPLAKVINDRFGIVEGLMTTVHAITATQKTVDGPSAKDWRGGRAASFNIIPSSTGAAKAVGKVLPALNGKLTGMAFRVPTVDVSVVDLTVRLEKAASYDQIKAAIKEESEGKLKGILGYVEEDLVSTDFQGDNRSSIFDAKAGIALNDNFVKLVSWYDNEWGYSTRVVDLIRHMYKSQ; this comes from the exons ATGG CGAAGATCAAGATCGGGATCAACG GATTCGGAAGGATCGGGAGGCTCGTGGCCCGGGTTGCCCTGCAGAGCGACGATGtcgagctcgtcgccgtcaaCGACCCCTTCATCACCACTGACTACATG ACTTACATGTTCAAGTATGACACTGTGCACGGCCAGTGGAAGCATCACGAGGTTAAGGTGAAGGACTCAAAGACCCTTCTCTTTGGTGAGAAGGAGGTCACCGTGTTTGGCTGCAG GAACCCTGAGGAGATCCCCTGGGGTGAGACTGGTGCTGAGTTTGTTGTGGAGTCCACTGGTGTTTTCACTGACAAGGACAAGGCTGCTGCTCACCTGAAG GGTGGTGCTAAGAAGGTTGTCATCTCTGCTCCCAGCAAGGATGCTCCCATGTTTGTTGTTGGTGTCAATGAGAATGAGTACAAGCCTGACATCAACATTGTGTCCAACGCTAGCTGCACCACCAACTGCCTTGCTCCACTTGCCAAG GTTATCAATGACAGATTTGGCATTGTTGAGGGTTTGATGACAACTGTCCATGCAATCACTG CCACTCAGAAGACTGTTGATGGACCCTCGGCCAAGGACTGGAGGGGTGGAAGGGCTGCCAGTTTCAACATCATCCCAAGCAGCACTGGAGCTGCAAAG GCTGTCGGCAAAGTGCTTCCTGCTCTCAATGGAAAGTTGACTGGTATGGCTTTCCGTGTTCCAACTGTGGACGTCTCTGTCGTTGATTTGACTGTCAGGCTTGAGAAGGCAGCTTCGTACGATCAGATCAAGGCAGCTATCAA GGAGGAGTCTGAGGGGAAACTCAAGGGAATTTTGGGTTATGTTGAGGAGGACCTTGTTTCCACAGACTTCCAGGGAGATAACAG GTCAAGCATCTTTGATGCGAAGGCTGGTATTGCTCTCAATGACAACTTTGTTAAGCTTGTGTCCTGGTATGACAACGAGTGGGGATACAG CACTCGCGTTGTTGACCTTATCCGTCACATGTACAAGAGCCAATAG
- the LOC102714179 gene encoding uncharacterized protein LOC102714179, translating to MYQPPLHHHSSTTGQAEVGSDVAGWSSPMPQTALGRTDPQANRLEGGLDHAGVGLMRHRVVPPTHFDGRMPEEPFEPELVDVDEVGSGSVDYFTNLLVNDQEYNDLTPPSHTNNDDVPGASKGSQKRTKNFRDEEDRLLVSAWLNISMDPIKGSDQPLGTYWRRIHHYFHANKTFESDRTHGSLMNRWGVIQHDVNLFCGCLSKIEARNQSGCSVDDKIASACAMFKAEDSKNKNFAYMHC from the exons ATGTACCAACCACCGCTGCATCATCATTCTTCGACGACAGGTCAGGCAGAGGTAGGCAGTGATGTTGCTGGATGGTCATCTCCTATGCCTCAAACTGCGCTAGGAAGGACAGATCCACAGGCCAATCGTTTGGAGGGAGGATTGGATCACGCCGGTGTCGGACTGATGCGCCATCGCGTGGTTCCTCCTACACACTTCGATGGCCGGATGCCAGAAGAACCGTTCGAACCTGAACTAGTTGATGTGGATGAGGTCGGCAGTG GTTCTGTTGACTATTTCACAAACCTCCTAGTGAATGACCAAGAATATAATGATCTGACACCTCCTAGTCATACAAACAATGATGATGTACCTGGAGCATCCAAAGGATCTCAGAAAAGAACCAAAAATTTCAGAGATGAGGAGGACAGACTTCTTGTGTCAGCTTGGCTTAATATTAGCATGGATCCTATTAAGGGAAGTGATCAACCACTAGGGACATATTGGAGAAGAATCCATCATTATTTTCATGCTAACAAGACATTCGAGTCAGACCGTACACATGGTTCGTTAATGAACCGTTGGGGTGTGATTCAACATGATGTGAATCTTTTTTGTGGATGTCTGTCAAAGATTGAGGCAAGAAACCAGAGTGGTTGTTCAGTTGATGACAAG ATTGCAAGTGCATGTGCAATGTTCAAGGCTGAAGATAGTAAGAACAAGAATTTTGCCTACATGCATTGCTGA
- the LOC102714732 gene encoding ATP-dependent DNA helicase Q-like 5, protein MYSPPHAADSDSEGSLLSDVSASPPRRRSPPRPSPPAPPPKRRPRPAPTPTPTPAPKPKVKRTPSAVPAPPPAIRAAALSDPHGLAARIAAGPAVTAASSTVSSSSFRRLVQSRNPSFDPSTAFTAPAAAPSEVPSAAPCLAPATEAPPQARPKRMHPNSVSEVPAATAAEQPKRPRGGSEGNFVRLNINGYGRKRTFKNAQARRSTKYRSWRRQRAAGAVPRAQGDEEGEFVAEALLEREKKAASDSVLEAVESVREDPSEQNLQSLLKAAYGFDSFRDGQLEAIQNVVAGESTMLVLPTGAGKSLCYQVPAMILPGLTLVVSPLLSLMIDQLRKLPAFLPGGLLGSSQTSDEFHDTLQRLRAGEIKVLFVSPERFLNEEFLLIFRDTLPISLVAIDEAHCISEWSHNFRPSYLRLRASLLRRKLNVQCILAMTATATTQTLEEIMNALEIPSGNLIQMSQIRENLQLSISTSDNRLKDLILLLKSSPFVDMKSIIVYCKFQAETDFVSKYLCDNNITSKSYHSGLLMKNRSRVQELFCSNKIRVVVATVAFGMGLDKSDVEGVIHYSLPESLEEYIQETGRAGRDGRLSHCHLLLDSATFYKIRSLSHSDGVDGYAMSKFLYQIFSSENTTGCICSLVKELTSRKFDIKEEVLLTILTQLEIGDQQYIRLLPQFSVTCTLYFHKTSPQLLADKDILIRSVLNRSEMKDGHYIFDTPRIANDLKITMNEVFDHLHKLKFSGEVSFELKDPAYCYVILWRPDDVNALSTNLTKWLSEVESSKIRKLDAMFALANFAVNGCKRTGGCTGSQHTPCIQKKIMEYFSKGDGTSESGCSTQLQKSSPFLQADIKVFIQSNSFAKFTPRAVARIMHGISSPAFPSATWSKNHFWGRYVEVDFPLVMEAAKAELVKLVGKGE, encoded by the exons ATGTACTCCCCGCCCCACGCCGCCGACTCCGACTCCGAGGGCTCCCTCCTGTCCGACGTCTCCGCCtccccgccacgccgccgctcgccgcctcgcccatCTCCGCCTGCGCCACCGCCCAAGCGCCGTCCTAGGCCCGCCCCTACCCCTACCCCTACCCCAGCGCCCAAGCCCAAGGTCAAGCGCACGCCGTCCGCTGtccccgccccgccgcctgcgATCCgggccgccgcgctctccgacCCGCATGGACTCGCCGCGCGCATTGCCGCCGGCCCCGCTGTTACCGCGGCGTCCAGCACGGTCTCCTCCTCGTCTTTCCGCCGTCTCGTCCAGTCGCGCAACCCCTCCTTCGATCCGTCCACCGCCTTCACGGCTCCAGCCGCTGCCCCCTCCGAGGTGCCAAGCGCCGCGCCATGCCTGGCCCCGGCCACCGAAGCGCCGCCGCAGGCCAGGCCCAAGCGGATGCACCCCAATTCAGTGTCGGAGGTAcccgccgcgacggcggcggagcagccgAAGCGGCCAAGAGGGGGATCCGAGGGCAACTTCGTGCGGCTCAACATCAACGGGTACGGCCGGAAGAGGACTTTCAAGAATGCGCAGGCCAGGCGCTCGACGAAATACCGCTCCTGGCGGCGGCAACGCGCCGCCGGTGCAGTACCACGGGCCCAGGGCGACGAAGAAGGGGAGTTTGTGGCGGAGGCCCTGCTGGAACGGGAGAAGAAGGCAGCTAGCGATAGTGTTTTGGAGGCTGTCGAGAGTGTGAGAGAGGACCCATCGGAGCAAAATCTCCAGAGCTTGCTGAAGGCAGCATATGGGTTCGATTCGTTCCGTGATGGGCAGCTTGAGGCGATCCAGAATGTTGTTGCAGGGGAGTCAACAATGCTTGTGCTGCCCACTGGTGCTGGCAAATCGCTATGCTATCAG GTGCCTGCTATGATTTTGCCTGGACTGACACTGGTGGTGAGTCCACTCCTTTCCTTGATGATTGATCAATTGAGGAAGCTCCCTGCATTTCTACCAGGCGGTCTTCTTGGTAGCAGTCAG ACGTCTGATGAGTTTCATGATACGCTACAAAGGCTGCGTGCAGGGGAAATAAAG GTGCTTTTTGTTTCCCCTGAGAGATTCTTGAACGAAGAATTTCTCTTGATATTCAGGGACACACTACCAATATCTCTTGTGGCGATTGATGAAGCCCATTGCATTTCTGAATG GTCACATAATTTCAGACCTTCATATCTGAGGCTTCGAGCATCACTGCTTCGGAGAAAGCTGAACGTTCAATGTATTCTTGCAATGACTGCAACTGCAACAACCCAAACCTTGGAGGAGATAATGAATGCCTTGGAAATACCATCTGGTAATCTCATCCAAATGTCTCAAATAAGGGAAAACCTACAGCTGTCTATCAGCACAAGTGATAACAG ACTAAAGGATTTGATTTTGTTACTGAAGTCTTCCCCTTTTGTTGACATGAAAAGTATTATTGTCTATTGCAAGTTTCAG GCAGAAACTGATTTTGTCTCGAAGTACTTGTGTGATAACAACATTACTTCCAAG AGCTATCATAGTGGACTTCTGATGAAGAACAGGAGCCGTGTACAGGAGCTCTTTTGCTCTAACAAAATAAGAGTG GTTGTTGCAACTGTGGCATTTGGCATGGGTCTTGATAAGAGTGACGTCGAAGGg GTGATTCACTATAGCCTGCCAGAAAGCTTAGAAGAATACATCCAGGAAACTGGCCGTGCTGGGAGGGATGGACGGTTATCACACTGTCATCTACTTCTTGATTCAGCGACATTCTATAAAATCCGTAGTCTTTCACACAG TGATGGTGTTGATGGATATGCAATGAGCAAATTTCTTTACCAGATATTTTCCTCTGAAAACACAACAGGATGTATTTGTTCCTTGGTTAAAGAGTTGACCTCACGCAAGTTTGATATAAAGGAAGAG GTGCTTTTGACAATTCTCACTCAGCTGGAAATTGGTGATCAGCAATACATCCGATTACTTCCTCAGTTCAGTGTTACCTGCACATTGTATTTTCACAAG ACATCACCACAACTGCTTGCTGACAAGGATATACTAATTAGATCGGTTTTAAATAG ATCAGAGATGAAGGATGGACATTATATCTTTGACACACCAAGAATTGCTAATGATCTGAAGATCACTATGAATGAAGTATTTGACCACCTGCATAAATTAAAG TTTTCAGGAGAAGTTTCATTTGAATTGAAAGACCCTGCCTACTGTTATGTGATCTTGTGGAGGCCAGATGACGTCAATGCTCTTTCAACAAATCTCACGAAATGGCTTTCTGAAGTTGAGAGCTCAAAG ATCAGGAAATTAGATGCTATGTTTGCTCTTGCAAACTTTGCTGTAAATGGGTGTAAAAGGACTGGTGGATGCACTGGTTCCCAGCACACTCCGTGCATTCAAAAGAAGATTATGGAATACTTCAGCAAGGGTGACGGCACATCAGAGAGTGGTTGCAGCACTCAGTTGCAGAAGAGCAG CCCATTCTTGCAAGCCGATATAAAG GTGTTTATTCAAAGCAACTCATTCGCAAAATTCACCCCGAGAGCTGTTGCAAGGATCATGCACGGCATCTCGAGCCCTGCTTTCCCGTCTGCCACTTGGTCCAAAAATCACTTCTG GGGACGTTATGTGGAGGTTGATTTTCCGTTGGTCATGGAAGCAGCCAAAGCTGAGCTGGTTAAACTTGTTGGAAAAGGAGAATAG